In the Rhizobium sp. SSA_523 genome, TTTGCCATCGACGGTCAGGACCGACCGGCAATTAAAGCTGTCGAGAGATTTTGTCACGGAAACAACCCCGCTGATATCAGAGCCAACACGCGCGTGCGGACGCCTATGCACTTCTTGCACATCAGGATGCGGGTACGACCATTTCCGCTGTCCGCACGAGAAGAAGATTCTTCAGGTCCGGCGCAAAGTGAAAATCACGCCGGCCGCTGGCGTGGTTGCGAAGCTTATAGATAATTTCTAAGAACTGTTCCAGACGGTGACGGCATCGTTCGGCAGATTTTTTTCCCACCTCTGCGGGAATGGCAAATCAAAGGTAACCCTGATGCGGCTCCTTTCGGAAAACCTCGCAGCACGGCGTGGCGAAGATCTGATTTTCTCACAGGTTTCCTTCGACATCGGCGCTGGCGAGGCGCTTTTGCTGACCGGCCGCAACGGCAGCGGCAAGTCAACGCTTCTGCGCGTGATTGCCGGATTGATTCGCCCCGCCGCCGGCCGCGTCCACTGGCAGGATGACAGCGTGTCCGAGGCCGTGCCGGCCTGCGAAGCCTGCCATTATCTCGGCCACCGCAATGCGATGAAGCCGGAATTGACGGTCAAGGAAAATCTCGCTTTCTGGCAGGACTGCCTGGGCGACCGGCCGGGCCGCCAGGGCATTGGCGTTGACGAGGCCGCCGATAGGGTGGAACTGCGCAGCATCCTGCACCTCCCCTTCGGCTATCTGTCGGCCGGCCAGCAGCGCCGCATGGCCTTTGCCAAGCTTCTGGTGGCCCACCGCCCGGTCTGGCTTCTCGACGAACCCACAGCAGCGCTCGATGTCGGCGCCGAGGCGCTGTTCAGCCAGCTCATCCGGACGCATCTGGCCACGGGCGGACTGGTTCTGGCGGCCACGCACCAGCCTCTCGATTTCAAAGCGCGCCACCGGCTGGAGATGAAGGGCTTCGCCTTTGCCGGAATGGAGGGGGAGATGCCCGGCGGGGCAGAGGGGGGTATTTTCGCCGGAGGAGATGATCGATGACCGCCCTTCTCCTGCGCGACCTGAAACTCTCCATCCGCGCCGGCGGCGGCGCCTTGATCGGCATTCTGTTCTTTCTGACCGTGGTTGCGGTCATTCCCTTCGGCGTTGGGCCCGATCTCAATCTTTTGGCGCGCATCGGCCCGGCCATCGTCTGGATCGGGGCCCTGCTGGCAGCCCTGCTCGGCCTCGACCGCCTGTTCCAGACCGATCGCGACGATGGCTCGCTGGATCTCCTCCTGATGCAGGAGAACCCGCTGGTTCTCACCATCCTTGTCAAATGCCTCGCCCACTGGCTGGCAAATGTGCTTCCCCTGGTCATTGCCTCGCCGCTGCTCGGCCTGTTCATGAACATGGACGAATTGGCCATTGGCGCCTGCATGCTCACCCTCCTCGTCGGCTCGCCGGCGCTTACCCTCATCGGAGCGGTGGGCGCCGCCGTGGCCGTGACCCTGCCGCGCGGCGGATTGCTGGTATCGATCCTGGTTCTGCCGCTGTGCATTCCGGTGCTCATCTTCGGCGTGAGCGCCACCTATGCCGCCGTGGAGGATCCTGCGCCCTTCCTGCCGCCTTTCCTTATTCTGACCGCCATCACGATGTTTTTTGCCGTCCTTGGCCCGGCGGGCGCCGCACTGGCGTTGCGCAATGCCGGCGATTGACTAGAATCAAGGCGGGCTCCCGGCCCTGTTTTAGAGGAACCCTATGAATCAGAGCCTAGCCATCCGCAAGTTCAGCGATCTTGCCAATCCGACACGCTTCCTGGCCCTTGCCGAACGCGTGCTGCCCTGGCTTGCCGGGTTGACGATCATCCTGCTGGTGCTCGGTCTGACACTGTCCTTTGCAACGCAGGGCGATTACCAGCAGGGCGACACGGTCCGCATCATGTATATCCACGTGCCGGCCGCCTGGCTCTCGATGATGTGCTACACGGTCATGGCGCTTTCGGCCATCGGCACCCTGGTCTGGCGCCATCCGCTGGCCGATGTCAGCCACAAGGCCGCAGCGCCGCTTGGGGCCGCCTTCACCTTGATCGCGCTCGTCACCGGCTCGCTCTGGGGCAAGCCCATGTGGGGAACCTGGTGGGTCTGGGATGCCCGGCTGACCTCGGTCTTCATCCTCTTCCTGATGTATCTCGGCCTGATCGCGCTCAACCGGGCCATGGACGACCCGTCCCGGGCAGCCCGCGTATCGGCGGTGCTGATCCTTGTCGGCTTCGTCAACATCCCGATCATCAAGTTTTCCGTCGACTGGTGGAATACGCTTCATCAGCCGGCCAGCGTCATCCGGATCGACGGACCGACGATCGACGCGGAATTCCTCTGGCCCCTGCTGATCATGGCGACGGCCTTTACCTGTCTCTTCTTCACCTTGCACATCATGGCGATGCGCAACGAGATCTGGCGGCGGCGCGTCGCCACGCAGCGGCGCATGGCGGCCCGCATGGCAGGCCAGGGAGGCGGATCGGCATGAGTCACGCCTTCTACATCCTGGCCTCCTATGCCATCACGGCGGTCACCATCCTGTCCCTCGTCCTGTGGACATGGTCCGACGGTCGGGCGCGGCGCCGTGAACTGGCCGCACTCGAAGCAGCCGGTCTCCGCCGCCGTTCGGCCGCACCCGCCACGGCCTCTCAGCCGTCTCCTGGCCGTCCCTCTTCTCCGGCAACCGATCCAAGTGAAACAGCGGCGCCATGAAACTTGATGCAGACAGCCCGGCACCGCGGCGTTCCCTCAGGGCGCTTGCCCTCATACCTCTGGTGATCTTCGCTCTCTTTGCGGCGATTGCGGGCAAGATGCTGTATGATCAGGATGTGAACGGGCTGGATATCTCCTCCATCCCCTCGGCGCTGATCGGCAAGCAGGCCCCCTCGCTCTCGCTGCCGGCGCTCCACGGCTCGCAGACGCCGCCGCTCACGGATGAGGCCATTCGCGGCAAGCTTGCGCTTGTGAATGTCTTTGCCTCCTGGTGCGTCCCCTGCCGGCAGGAGCATCCGCTTCTCTCCGAACTGGCCAGGGACAAAAGGCTGACCGTCGTCGGGATCAACTACAAGGACCGCAATGACAATGCCCTGCGCTTTCTCGGCGAATTGGGCAATCCCTATGCCGCCATCGGAGTCGATCCCAACGGTAAGGCGGCGATCGACTGGGGGGTCTACGGAATCCCGGAGACCTATCTGGTCGCCCCCGACGGCACGATCCTCTACAAGCGTGTCGGCCCCTTCGACGAGCGAAGCGTGACGGAGGATCTGCTGCCGGCCATCGAAAAGGCCCTTGGCGCGGCCGGATCCTGAGATCCGTCAGACACCGGCCTGCCAGGCCTTGATCGCATCCACCGGCCAGACCAGCATCAGGACGTTGAGCGCGAGGTTGTCGCGGATCAGCCAGCCGGTAAAGACCTCGAAGACGATTGCCACCAGCACCGTCAGCCAGACCGGCGCGCGCGCCGCAA is a window encoding:
- a CDS encoding heme ABC transporter permease, with protein sequence MNQSLAIRKFSDLANPTRFLALAERVLPWLAGLTIILLVLGLTLSFATQGDYQQGDTVRIMYIHVPAAWLSMMCYTVMALSAIGTLVWRHPLADVSHKAAAPLGAAFTLIALVTGSLWGKPMWGTWWVWDARLTSVFILFLMYLGLIALNRAMDDPSRAARVSAVLILVGFVNIPIIKFSVDWWNTLHQPASVIRIDGPTIDAEFLWPLLIMATAFTCLFFTLHIMAMRNEIWRRRVATQRRMAARMAGQGGGSA
- a CDS encoding DsbE family thiol:disulfide interchange protein; the encoded protein is MKLDADSPAPRRSLRALALIPLVIFALFAAIAGKMLYDQDVNGLDISSIPSALIGKQAPSLSLPALHGSQTPPLTDEAIRGKLALVNVFASWCVPCRQEHPLLSELARDKRLTVVGINYKDRNDNALRFLGELGNPYAAIGVDPNGKAAIDWGVYGIPETYLVAPDGTILYKRVGPFDERSVTEDLLPAIEKALGAAGS
- the ccmB gene encoding heme exporter protein CcmB, with amino-acid sequence MTALLLRDLKLSIRAGGGALIGILFFLTVVAVIPFGVGPDLNLLARIGPAIVWIGALLAALLGLDRLFQTDRDDGSLDLLLMQENPLVLTILVKCLAHWLANVLPLVIASPLLGLFMNMDELAIGACMLTLLVGSPALTLIGAVGAAVAVTLPRGGLLVSILVLPLCIPVLIFGVSATYAAVEDPAPFLPPFLILTAITMFFAVLGPAGAALALRNAGD
- the ccmA gene encoding heme ABC exporter ATP-binding protein CcmA; protein product: MRLLSENLAARRGEDLIFSQVSFDIGAGEALLLTGRNGSGKSTLLRVIAGLIRPAAGRVHWQDDSVSEAVPACEACHYLGHRNAMKPELTVKENLAFWQDCLGDRPGRQGIGVDEAADRVELRSILHLPFGYLSAGQQRRMAFAKLLVAHRPVWLLDEPTAALDVGAEALFSQLIRTHLATGGLVLAATHQPLDFKARHRLEMKGFAFAGMEGEMPGGAEGGIFAGGDDR